The Bos taurus isolate L1 Dominette 01449 registration number 42190680 breed Hereford chromosome 13, ARS-UCD2.0, whole genome shotgun sequence genome contains a region encoding:
- the MOCS3 gene encoding adenylyltransferase and sulfurtransferase MOCS3: MAAREEVLALQAEVAQREEELSSLKQRLAAALSTGQESARSVPVSPLPPRAALSREEIRRYSRQLVLPELGMQGQLRLAAAAVLVVGCGGLGCPLAQYLTPATALDLVRRYDVVADCSDNAPTRYLVSDACVLAGRPLVSASALRFEGQLTVYHYGGGPCYRCVFPRPPPAETVTSCADGGVLGAVTGVLGCLQALEVLKTAAGLGPSYSGRLLLFDALRGDFRCIRLRRRRPDCAACGERPTVTDLQDYESFCGSSATDKCRSLRLLSPEERISIMDYKRLLDSRSPHLLLDVRPQVEVDICRLPHALHIPLKSLERRDAESLKVLGEAIREGKQGAQEGASVPIYVICKLGNDSQKAVKILQSWADLDSLTVKDVVGGLMAWAAKIDGTFPQY; the protein is encoded by the exons ATGGCGGCCAGGGAGGAGGTGCTGGCCCTACAGGCCGAAGTCGCGCAGCGTGAGGAGGAGCTGAGTTCCCTGAAGCAGAGGTTGGCGGCAGCCCTTTCGACGGGGCAGGAGTCAGCGCGCTCGGTTCCGGTGTCGCCCCTGCCTCCCAGGGCCGCCCTGTCCCGAGAGGAGATCCGGCGCTATAGCCGGCAGCTCGTGCTGCCGGAGCTGGGCATGCAGGGGCAGCTGCGCCTGGCGGCCGCGGCCGTACTCGTAGTAGGCTGCGGGGGGCTCGGCTGCCCACTGGCGCAGTAC CTGACCCCGGCCACGGCGCTGGACCTCGTCCGCCGCTACGACGTGGTGGCCGACTGCTCCGACAACGCGCCCACCCGCTACCTGGTGAGCGACGCTTGTGTGCTCGCCGGCCGGCCCCTGGTGTCCGCCAGCGCGTTGCGTTTCGAGGGCCAGCTCACGGTCTACCACTACGGCGGGGGGCCTTGCTATCGCTGCGTGTTCCCCCGGCCACCCCCGGCGGAGACGGTGACCAGCTGCGCGGATGGCGGGGTGCTCGGCGCGGTCACCGGGGTCCTGGGCTGCCTGCAGGCGTTGGAAGTGCTGAAGACCGCTGCGGGCCTGGGCCCTTCTTACAGCGGCCGCCTGTTGCTTTTTGACGCACTCCGAGGCGATTTCCGCTGTATCCGGCTGCGGAGGCGCAGGCCCGACTGTGCCGCCTGCGGGGAGCGGCCCACCGTGACCGACCTGCAAGACTACGAAAGCTTCTGCGGTTCGTCGGCCACGGATAAGTGCCGCTCCCTCCGGTTGCTGAGCCCGGAGGAGCGGATTTCCATTATGGACTATAAGCGACTTCTGGATTCTAGGTCACCCCACCTGTTGCTGGACGTCAGGCCTCAAGTGGAGGTGGACATCTGTCGTCTGCCTCACGCCCTGCACATCCCTTTGAAAAGTTTGGAACGGAGGGATGCGGAGAGCCTGAAAGTCTTGGGAGAAGCCATCCGGGAAGGGAAGCAGGGCGCACAGGAAGGGGCGTCTGTCCCCATTTATGTGATTTGCAAACTGGGCAATGACTCCCAGAAAGCTGTGAAGATCTTGCAGTCCTGGGCAGACTTGGACTCTTTAACAGTTAAGGACGTTGTCGGGGGGCTCATGGCCTGGGCTGCCAAAATCGATGGAACGTTCCCGCAGTACTGA